One segment of Nothobranchius furzeri strain GRZ-AD chromosome 13, NfurGRZ-RIMD1, whole genome shotgun sequence DNA contains the following:
- the mffa gene encoding mitochondrial fission factor homolog B isoform X2 — translation MSGAAFPSPTVEMAEINCIQYDLEYTEGISQKMRIPQMLKVAPQHHEEPRVGVQDVHPSVIMQVPDRIVISGDSVKPKFPRDLDLIQSTPLETLSLKTPPRVLTLNERPLDFMEEEQRAAPDSEELTRPQGRLRRERSASENAAVRLNNQLVNNDSAKPSLRGGSPLSSNPMPESRLALSTYEPALEGTADDLTVVDVATLRRQLLKLNRRLHHLEEESKERAKREMIMCSISIAFWLINTWVWLRR, via the exons ATGAGTGGAGCGGCATTCCCTTCCCCTACAGTAGAGATGGCAGAGATCAACTGCATCCAGTATGATCTGGAGTACACCGAGGGGATCAGCCAGAAGATGCGCATTCCGCAGATGCTTAAAGTGGCTCCACAACATCATGAGGAGCCCAGAGTTGGAGTACAGGATGTTCACCCCAGTGTCATCATGCAAGTGCCGGACCGAATCGTGATTTCTG gagATTCTGTGAAGCCAAAGTTCCCCAGAGACTTGGACCTTATCCAGTCGACACCTCTGGAAACCCTGTCACTAAAAACCCCTCCCAGAGTCCTCACCCTGAACGAGCGGCCCCTGGACTTCATGGAGGAGGAACAGAGGGCAGCTCCAGACAGCGAAGAGCTG ACGCGACCACAGGGGCGTTTACGGCGGGAACGTTCAGCCAGCGAGAATGCGGCTGTTCGTCTTAACAATCAGCTGGTCAACAATGACTCAGC CAAACCTTCACTGCGAGGGGGCTCTCCTCTGAGCTCCAACCCCATGCCTGAATCCAG GCTGGCATTATCAACCTATGAACCCGCTCTGGAAGGAACAGCTGATGACCTGACAGTAGTGGATGTAGCAACTCTCAGACGCCAG CTTCTCAAGTTGAACCGGAGACTCCATCACTTGGAAGAGGAGAGCAAGGAGCGAGCAAAGCGGGAAATGATCATGTGCTCCATTAGCATAGCGTTCTGGCTCATTAACACATGGGTGTGGCTGCGGCGTTAG
- the mffa gene encoding mitochondrial fission factor homolog B isoform X1 produces the protein MSGAAFPSPTVEMAEINCIQYDLEYTEGISQKMRIPQMLKVAPQHHEEPRVGVQDVHPSVIMQVPDRIVISGDSVKPKFPRDLDLIQSTPLETLSLKTPPRVLTLNERPLDFMEEEQRAAPDSEELTRPQGRLRRERSASENAAVRLNNQLVNNDSASASHPPATVQPCPPLPVAEEHNLYSASGVLSFIQSTTRRAYQQVLEVLDEEDPRSKPSLRGGSPLSSNPMPESRLALSTYEPALEGTADDLTVVDVATLRRQLLKLNRRLHHLEEESKERAKREMIMCSISIAFWLINTWVWLRR, from the exons ATGAGTGGAGCGGCATTCCCTTCCCCTACAGTAGAGATGGCAGAGATCAACTGCATCCAGTATGATCTGGAGTACACCGAGGGGATCAGCCAGAAGATGCGCATTCCGCAGATGCTTAAAGTGGCTCCACAACATCATGAGGAGCCCAGAGTTGGAGTACAGGATGTTCACCCCAGTGTCATCATGCAAGTGCCGGACCGAATCGTGATTTCTG gagATTCTGTGAAGCCAAAGTTCCCCAGAGACTTGGACCTTATCCAGTCGACACCTCTGGAAACCCTGTCACTAAAAACCCCTCCCAGAGTCCTCACCCTGAACGAGCGGCCCCTGGACTTCATGGAGGAGGAACAGAGGGCAGCTCCAGACAGCGAAGAGCTG ACGCGACCACAGGGGCGTTTACGGCGGGAACGTTCAGCCAGCGAGAATGCGGCTGTTCGTCTTAACAATCAGCTGGTCAACAATGACTCAGC TTCAGCTTCCCACCCCCCAGCCACTGTCCAACCATGCCCCCCTCTCCCCGTGGCTGAGGAGCACAACCTGTACAGCGCTAGCGGTGTTCTGTCTTTCATCCAGTCCACAACACGTCGGGCCTACCAGCAGGTCCTGGAGGTGTTGGATGAGGAGGACCCACGCAG CAAACCTTCACTGCGAGGGGGCTCTCCTCTGAGCTCCAACCCCATGCCTGAATCCAG GCTGGCATTATCAACCTATGAACCCGCTCTGGAAGGAACAGCTGATGACCTGACAGTAGTGGATGTAGCAACTCTCAGACGCCAG CTTCTCAAGTTGAACCGGAGACTCCATCACTTGGAAGAGGAGAGCAAGGAGCGAGCAAAGCGGGAAATGATCATGTGCTCCATTAGCATAGCGTTCTGGCTCATTAACACATGGGTGTGGCTGCGGCGTTAG
- the mffa gene encoding mitochondrial fission factor homolog B isoform X3, giving the protein MSGAAFPSPTVEMAEINCIQYDLEYTEGISQKMRIPQMLKVAPQHHEEPRVGVQDVHPSVIMQVPDRIVISGDSVKPKFPRDLDLIQSTPLETLSLKTPPRVLTLNERPLDFMEEEQRAAPDSEELTRPQGRLRRERSASENAAVRLNNQLVNNDSALALSTYEPALEGTADDLTVVDVATLRRQLLKLNRRLHHLEEESKERAKREMIMCSISIAFWLINTWVWLRR; this is encoded by the exons ATGAGTGGAGCGGCATTCCCTTCCCCTACAGTAGAGATGGCAGAGATCAACTGCATCCAGTATGATCTGGAGTACACCGAGGGGATCAGCCAGAAGATGCGCATTCCGCAGATGCTTAAAGTGGCTCCACAACATCATGAGGAGCCCAGAGTTGGAGTACAGGATGTTCACCCCAGTGTCATCATGCAAGTGCCGGACCGAATCGTGATTTCTG gagATTCTGTGAAGCCAAAGTTCCCCAGAGACTTGGACCTTATCCAGTCGACACCTCTGGAAACCCTGTCACTAAAAACCCCTCCCAGAGTCCTCACCCTGAACGAGCGGCCCCTGGACTTCATGGAGGAGGAACAGAGGGCAGCTCCAGACAGCGAAGAGCTG ACGCGACCACAGGGGCGTTTACGGCGGGAACGTTCAGCCAGCGAGAATGCGGCTGTTCGTCTTAACAATCAGCTGGTCAACAATGACTCAGC GCTGGCATTATCAACCTATGAACCCGCTCTGGAAGGAACAGCTGATGACCTGACAGTAGTGGATGTAGCAACTCTCAGACGCCAG CTTCTCAAGTTGAACCGGAGACTCCATCACTTGGAAGAGGAGAGCAAGGAGCGAGCAAAGCGGGAAATGATCATGTGCTCCATTAGCATAGCGTTCTGGCTCATTAACACATGGGTGTGGCTGCGGCGTTAG
- the LOC107380504 gene encoding dynein axonemal assembly factor 1 gives MAAHSEGGDISKSSGIHAPGGILEAGAELKREARQLKQSSLQEETYSMPRITRKLLKELCKQHKLYYTPSLNDTLYLHSKGFSVIENLEEYTDLKCLWLANNVLQRIENLDAQIHLRCLYLQHNHIHKLENLEHLRDLHILNVSNNHIHIIENISGLSDLSTLDIAHNKLESVEDIEHLRHCLAISVLDLSHNLLHDPKILSVLEAMPDLRVLNLMGNEVVKKTPNYRKAVIFRLKQLTFLDDRPVFPKERACAEAWARGGLEKEKEQWEFQVKMKVQKRLKGMEMIRQKALERRRLREETEAPTSPEMVLLDAHEELLDNLSEQEDEDKNQNDVKRGEVCSENRKPSPRSLLTKEDDLGTAHGPGPLVTELEDEEQLETIQLLTNRPLHIDDLPDLENVELEGFTESSSQQVFKPKIEVISGGSDDDEEESALDWSEDRSLSGSSQNSAF, from the exons ATGGCAGCTCATTCTGAAGGTGGAGATATTTCAAAATCATCCGGCATTCATGCACCAGGAGGTATTTTAGAGGCTGGAGCTGAATTAAAACGGGAAGCCAGACAACTGAAGCAAAGCTCACTGCAAGAAGAAACATATTCGATGCCACGAATTACTAGGAAGCTCCTTAAAGAGCTCTGTAAGCAGCACAAGCTGTACTACACCCCTTCCCTTAATGACACGCTTTATCTGCACTCCAAGGGTTTCTCTGTCATTGAGAATCTAGAGGAATACACAGACCTGAAGTGCCTCTGGCTGGCAAACAACGTGTTGCAGCGCATTGAGAACCTGGATGCCCAAATTCATCTACGCTGCTTGTACCTTCAGCATAACCACATTCACAAGCTGGAAAACCTTGAACATCTAAGAGATCTTCACATCCTGAACGTATCCAACAACCACATCCACATTATAGAAAACATCTCTGGGCTTTCTGACCTCAGCACTCTGGACATTGCTCACAACAAGCTGGAGTCTGTGGAGGACATTGAGCATTTACGTCATTGTCTGGCCATCAGCGTTTTGGACCTGTCTCACAATCTGCTTCATGATCCCAAGATCCTCTCTGTGCTTGAGGCCATGCCGGACCTGCGAGTGCTGAACCTGATGGGAAACGAGGTGGTAAAGAAGACCCCAAACTACAGGAAGGCTGTGATCTTTCGCCTCAAGCAGCTCACTTTCCTCGATGATCGCCCTGTTTTCCCCAAAGAGCGGGCATGTGCAGAGGCGTGGGCGAGGGGGGGACTGGAAAAGGAGAAGGAGCAGTGGGAATTCCAGGTGAAGATGAAAGTCCAGAAGCGCTTGAAGGGAATGGAGATGATTCGCCAAAAGGCTCTGGAGAGACGCCGCCTTCGTG aggaaacagaGGCCCCCACCTCTCCAGAGATGGTCCTCCTGGATGCACATGAAGAGCTCCTGGATAATCTATCAGAACAGGAGGATGAAGACAAAAACCAAAACGATGTAAAGAGAGGTGAAGTGTGCTCTGAAAACAGGAAGCCTTCTCCTAGGTCTCTTCTCACCAAAGAAGATGATCTTGGAACAGCACACGGTCCTGGACCACTGGTCACAGAGTTGGAGGATGAAGAGCAGCTGGAAACAATCCAACTCCTCACAAACCGGCCACTGCACATCGATGACCTGCCTGATTTAGAGAATGTGGAACTGGAGGGTTTTACTGAAAGCTCCTCTCAGCAGGTGTTCAAGCCAAAGATAGAAGTCATATCTGgaggcagtgatgatgatgaggaggagtcaGCGCTGGACTGGAGCGAAGACCGCTCCCTCTCAGGTTCAAGTCAAAACTCAGCTTTCTAA
- the mrpl44 gene encoding large ribosomal subunit protein mL44 — MLHTAPVGNMSAMYLFSRGVLTSGIHRQLVCGSVSLFQIRGKKRWMRAYTYIMAKKLKLEGPPPPKPRSQHPNWDYHAEVQAFSTRLNENFSLELLKTAFVNPCYLQAEQDRRKGLGVDSEATALVLKDNNQLSKSGEGFTKSFISDWCRANFPSLPDEGVESVVGHLASPEVVTYVARNLGLEDLTMSAEFPVPDDVLYSTFMAVIGALQESSGAERARFFLRDFLLTQLIGKDLFDMWTVVNPMGLLVEELTKRNVPLPEPRLIRAAGASTVLPLYFVGLYSDQKLLANGPGETLAGAEEEAARVALRKLYGYTENRRPIDFSPQQQHEQCKLQSASST; from the exons ATGTTGCACACTGCTCCTGTTGGAAACATGTCGGCTATGTACTTGTTCAGTCGTGGTGTCCTAACATCTGGAATACACCGCCAGCTCGTCTGTGGAAGTGTTTCACTGTTTCAGATTAGAGGGAAGAAACGATGGATGAGAGCGTACACGTACATCATGGCCAAGAAGCTAAAGCTGGAAGGACCTCCTCCACCGAAGCCACG GTCACAGCATCCTAACTGGGATTACCACGCTGAAGTTCAAGCTTTCAGCACTCGCCTCAATGAAAACTTCTCCCTGGAGCTACTTAAAACAGCCTTCGTTAATCCCTGTTACCTGCAGGCAGAGCAGGACAGGAGAAAGGGATTAGGTGTGGATTCAGAAGCTACAGCTCTGGTTCTCAAGGATAACAACCAGCTGAGTAAATCTGGAGAGGGTTTTACTAAGAGCTTCATTAGCGACTGGTGCAGAGCAAATTTCCCTAGTCTgccagatgaaggtgtggagagtgTTGTGGGACATCTTGCCAGCCCAGAGGTTGTGACATATGTTGCAAGAAATCTTGGCCTTGAGGACCTTACCATGAGCGCAGAGTTCCCTGTTCCAGATGATGTGCTCTATTCTACATTCATGGCGGTGATTGGAGCTCTGCAGGAGAGCAGTGGAGCAGAACGAGCTAGATTTTTTCTCAGA GACTTCCTGTTGACTCAGCTGATAGGGAAGGACCTGTTTGACATGTGGACTGTGGTCAACCCTATGGGCCTGCTGGTGGAGGAGCTGACAAAGAGGAATGTTCCTCTTCCAGAGCCTCGTCTCATCAGGGCTGCTGGTGCCAGCACTGTCCTACCACTCTACTTTGTTGGGCTTTACAG TGACCAGAAGCTCCTGGCTAATGGTCCAGGAGAGACACTGGCTGGAGCTGAGGAAGAAGCAGCACGCGTTGCCCTTCGAAAACTTTACGGCTACACTGAGAACCGCAGACCCATCGACTTTTCTCCACAACAGCAGCACGAGCAATGCAAACTTCAGTCTGCCAGCAGTACTTAG